The Amblyomma americanum isolate KBUSLIRL-KWMA chromosome 2, ASM5285725v1, whole genome shotgun sequence genome contains the following window.
TGAATCCATCCGCCGAAGTGCCTCTCGATCTCCCTGGCCACGGCGAGGCACAGCCGGTCGTTTCCCCTCCTCGCCACCACTTGAACAGCCAGAGGCAGCCCGTTCGCTGCCTTCATGACGGGACACGCCGTCGCGGGCATCTTGAGGATATTAAACAGAGCAGTAATCCCTGCCGAATCGAAGAAAAGCAGGTCTTGATTGTGGTACGGGGCCGTGCTCGGTTCGGCCGGCAGGATGAGGACGCCGTTGTCACCCAACGTCTCCTCGATACGGTCGCATAGGGCGTCGACGGAGGCCAGGAACTCTTCTGCATCCTGCCTGCGCGAGAACCGGAacaccggcgccattttgaagAATGCCAAGATTGCTAACGTGTGTCGGCCGGCGCCCAGGAGTATGCGCAGCAGATCGCCGAATACGTTCAATCCGCTTGGCCCGAGGATTTTAGTGAAGAGTTCGGGGTCTTCGGCTGCGGAGAGCTTGAACCACTTGATCATCGCGTACTGAAGTTCTGGCAGGTGCAGACGGCGAAGCTTTGAGCCAAATACTTCCCTGAGGCGCCGTGCAACCTGAGAATAGAAGAGAAAGAGCAAATGACTGTGTGGTTTCAGGAGTAATCGCTCATGAGTTGAGCATTCGCGTGAATTCGCGATCGGAAGCACAAAACCACTCCACTGTCCACAACAATTTAAATTGAATTTCTCCACTAGAAACCttaccaatgtttttttttcttttacgggtgactacagctcaaaaaagaaagaaaaaaccctCCACGATTATGTATTCTTATTAATGGCTTTCAACAGCGCAGCTGTTTGTGCTTTTGTGATCTGCGAACAAATGAATCAGCAACGACTGAGCATTGCGCGATATGAAGGCTCCTCAATGCCGATCACGTAAAGTCACAGGACGTAGCGTGGCAGTCACGTGATGAGCGCTAGTCATGTGTTACGCCAATTTTCCACGTGGACGCTCACGCCAAAACTGAACCACTGAGAGCCTTACTGTAAGACAACGTGGGCCTTGTCCCATCTCCTGAAGAACGTTCTCAGTAATAATTTTCACAAGCCGAATGCTGTCTTTATGTTGCTATAGCATGTGAAATAtggttacggggaaatactatttagaTTTATTTGCAAGTGTTAGGTTTAATATAAAtggttcctagcagggagcaccaactcGAACaaagcgcttcttcttcttcttcgttcgtcctctcacgcgggaggccacttcgtcgtaacatgacTCCCGGCGGCACGAGCGCCGTCTCCGCGCTACGCCGGTGGTCGAGAAGCGACatggtagggcttgaggcgcatgaCATGAACAATATCGGTGGGTGGTCTATTTGATGAGGATGCAGGAGTATGAGGAGGAACTTCATACGTGATGTCGGTGACCTGACGCACCACACGATAAGGGCCATGGTAGGGGGACAGAAGCTTCTCAGAGAGGCCGACACGGCGGGAAGGAGACCACAGAAGAACGAGCGACCCCGGTTCGTAGGTGACATGGCGATGGCGATTGTCGTACAGAGacttctgtgcttgctgggacgcttggagccgactacgggcgatttggcgagcgtctgcagcttgaacaatggcgtcacgggcgtaggcggtgacgggacggtcaggggatgggacaagtgtgtccaaaggcaggacGGCGTGTCTCCCATATAAGAGATAGAACGGAGAAAACCAGAtgtgtcatgccgggaggtgttgtaagcgaacgtcACATAGGGCAAGGCGAGATCCCAGTCGTTTTCGGGGGAGACGTATATAGACATGTCTGTTAATTTCCGGTTCAAACGCTCAGTTAGCCCGTTCGTCTGCGGGTGGTGCGTGCGACAGGAAATTGGTAACTTGGATTTCAGTTCAGTCGCCGCTATTCATCACGCGTTCTCTTTAGAAATAACGTCTCGTAATGACCACGTGTGGCATGTTATAAACGAAAAATTTCGAACGTATACAGGCCGTTCAGATAAAGCTGAGATAACTCTGTCTGAGAAAACCCATTCTTGAACTGCTTTGATGGAGTTGAATAGTCATTAACCAACGTAGCGACGGAAAACATTTTACTGGGGCCCACCTTGCAGCCTTGCGCAGGCTAAAtctccagtgggtgccggctcactctgggaaccgcGGAAACGAGGTTGCCGATACCTttgcccgaggtttgatttgccgggctcagcacagtctcgatccaggattctcgagggagcgggtgcacacctttgcggagctcacgcaaataccccgtttggaccgtggGACCtatcctcctccccacccctctcttacgcactcccaacaaatcctcttCTGACgtctccagacccgctctctgtcatcccctcagttGTTATGCCACTActgtggcacatcccctgcatgctccttATGCGGTGGCCTGACGCCACACTCTCCcgcatccttttcggctgccctgctgacttTCCTCCGCAGGGGCAGCACGCCATCTcaagctgggaggactgggaggtcctgctcacgtctgcagacccgacatcgcagctcgCTGccgtgactcgggctgccgacatcATGACCCGACATGTCCCGACAGTTCtagacccagcagggtctaaaactcacttgcagaaataaagtttttctgtcttcCTGTCTGAGTACATAGCACGTAGTACAACTATTTTTCAGCCAACAGACTACTGTGAATTTCAACCGTCGTTCCTATGACTGAAAATCAATAATGTCACCTATGTCGACAATATAGTCTAAACCGCTCAAAACGGTCCCCGACATCGTTTGCAAAGTACACATAGATACCTTTATCTTGGCGCTAGAATCTGGATGTTTTCTTACCAAGATGAAATACGAGAAATTGTCGTGTGTATTAAAGCGTGTCGACAGGAATGATGCAGGCGTCTATAGACCTATCTAAGTTCCGCCAGTAATCTCGAAGGGTCTGGAGAAAGCTATATTCTCACTGTACATGACGTCACTTCTAAACGACAACATGGTTTTGGCAAGAGAGTTGCAGAGAGTCTGCGCTCTGAATGCAAAATGACATAATCCTCAAAAATACAGAGGCGAACAAAACTCCTCGAGGAGAATTTGTAATCACATCAAATAATCCCATAGCCTTATTCATGCTATTTTACTAAGTTAAAATGCGCTCATATTTAGAGTATATGCAAGCGCAGCCATTGGCTGTACTCGCCAGTCAGATACTGATGCAAGATTCTGTTTATATGTATTTCAGCTAATCTATGAGTTTTGTGTACGGAACCATTGTTAGGACATAGCAGTAGCACTGACCTTCACAACAGCCTGACGAGCCTCCGGGGTGACGCGGCTGATGTACACGCTTCCTTCGGTTTCAGTGAAGAACACCTTGAGCGCCTTCCGGTTCACCTGCACAATACATTGCAAAAGCAAGTGCTGCAGCAACGTTTGACTTCTAACTGGAAGCTATCGGACGAGCCAGTATACTCCTAATCTTCTGAAGATGAAAAACGGAAAGGAATCAAGAGAAAACAGCAAACTTCTTGAGAAGAAACAGTCTTTATTGAGTGCACTATCACGATTTTTCGGGACACAGCACTCCATTTTTCGGTTATTTAGTCAGCCACTTTTCCGCCAGAAGCGGCATTATACCCGCTTCTATTCGCTGCAGCCTGGCGTCTGGCTGGGCGCTGGACCACGCGGTGGCGCTCTGACACGATAAAAACAGGGGCTAAAAAGTATTCGCTAGAACACACCAGTAACCTCCTGTATCCATTAAACGCATAAACGCTACCAAAGCGAGTGGGCTGGTCGGTGGCCGGCACCGATGTTATAATGCGCGCTACAGATGCAGCCGACGGAATACACATCTGCTCCAGTTATTCCAATCCGAAAGCCAGGCAGAAATTAATAGCTTAACTGACTAAAACGCTTCTTAGCGATAAGTGGTGCGCTATGTAGATTTCACACGTAAGTGTGGAACGCACCCTGATTGTCTCCTTGGAGTTCTGAAAGGACGCATGGGTGCCTGTATTTATCGGCAATAACAGTCCCGTTGCATCCTCGACCTTACTGCTTTCTTAGTAACATAGACAACCAGAAAATATGTTCGCTGTTAATGCCTTGAAATGCGTGACTAGGATACACACCTCTTCATCTAGCTTCAGCCGATCTGTTGCGTTGCCTGCAAGAACCTTGAGGACCAGAGGCAAGTCCTCTGAAAACCTGGCCATGGGGCCGACGCAAGTATACTGTCCCATCTTTTCTCCGACGTCTGGAAGGAGGCCAGCGTTTGGTACCACTCCTGCCAGGAGATGAATTCGAAAAGACACCAAAGATAAATTACGCGCATGTTCCACATATGCTTATGAAACAAATTCACATAAATACAtcattatttattaatttagcgGCCTCAGCTGCACTCAGACTACTGGACTGTAACTGCAAGCCATTAACTCGATACCGTTAAAGGTCCCGTTCCCCAGAAAATACAGTGTGGGCGTTGTcggtgtcggcattgtgagcgaaaaatcacgagcctgactctggcaggtggtgtcaTGGGGGCCATccaggtcacgtggccttgcagCGCCATCACAACTTGGCCACCGAACAGTGAGCGAAttgcccacagtggcaggtggcagttaaattaatgattagtcgcttAGGATGAGCAACCTGGCTTCCACAAGGcccgccgctgggagcacctgccatcgcagggcagtggcataTCGCTTAACTGGTGCACCTCtgagccaggagtggtatgaggactgccagtcatccatgaatataaagtagagagaattatttttttgcatatatgggaatgaacccattacgctgtcgcgtGATAGACTAAAGGCGGAGCtaaagtgtcccccccccccccccatttatttctttcttgctgCTGTCGGCCACTTTGCTAAACACCTTTTACTGCTCACAGATTGGCTGCGACGTTGTCCCTTGGGTTACGCAGTGAAAAAAGACGTCCACTGAAAAAGTTCCGCGTAGTTGCCGAAATTTGAACTTTTTACGGAATGTCAGGCGAGTAAGATGTTATAACTGACCAAATGTGTACCACGATGTGCATTTTTTCCACCGTTTTCGAAATAATTGCAGAGAATTTTCGACTGATGCAGCGTTTAACTGAAAACTAAGAAATTTAGAAAGCACAGCCTTGTGAGATGGCAAGTTACTCACCAGCTGTTGGTTTGTGGCCGAA
Protein-coding sequences here:
- the LOC144118688 gene encoding fatty-acid amide hydrolase 2-A-like codes for the protein MASVLKGCTVMLAELTAYLWCNAVRLLFHLWFFWQRPRRLPPAKDDILLRSARSIAGAIRKGEAKSVDVVSAYIKRIQEVQPIINAVVDDRFEEALREAEAADQLVASGTSSVQELIHEKPLLGVPFSVKDSIAVKGMRQDAGSLMYRGSRAVEDAPCVARMRAAGAIPLALTNVPELCTWSDAHNLVYGTTRNPHDTRRGPGGSSGGEGSLLASAGSLIGLGTDLAGSVRIPAAYCGIFGHKPTAGVVPNAGLLPDVGEKMGQYTCVGPMARFSEDLPLVLKVLAGNATDRLKLDEEVNRKALKVFFTETEGSVYISRVTPEARQAVVKVARRLREVFGSKLRRLHLPELQYAMIKWFKLSAAEDPELFTKILGPSGLNVFGDLLRILLGAGRHTLAILAFFKMAPVFRFSRRQDAEEFLASVDALCDRIEETLGDNGVLILPAEPSTAPYHNQDLLFFDSAGITALFNILKMPATACPVMKAANGLPLAVQVVARRGNDRLCLAVAREIERHFGGWIQPWVRN